A window of Pullulanibacillus sp. KACC 23026 genomic DNA:
GTATTTGCTCTAAATTAATAAATTTGAGATTTTTTGAAATTAATAGTATTATTAAATCCGCACTATTTAATAGAGAATAGATTTTCAGAGGGGGAGTACATAATGAGTTTTAGCAGAAAGTGGAAGCGAAAGGTGCTGACCATAGTAGCAGCGAGTGCTCTGGCCGTTGGAATTGTCCCTGGGGTAACACATGCGGCTGCAGGGTCCGATGCCTCAAGTACAACTAAGGTGACGGTTCCACAAGGAATAGGCGCCAACGTCCTAAGTAACGCTGATTACTTTGGTGGCGAAGATCCAAGTGATGTCGTCACAATTGATGTCGTTTTAAAAGTTCAAAATAAGGATCAACTAGCGGACTATATCAATGAAACGGTAACACCTGGAAATAATAAATATCATAAGTTTTTAAATGTCTCACAATTTAAAGCAAAGTATGCACCAAGCCCAAATCAAGTTAATGCGGTTACGAAATACTTTAAATCGTATGGTATTCAAACTACCGCTTATCCAGATAATTTAATTGTTTCTGCAACGGGGACAGTGGCGCAGCTTAACAAAGCATTGAATGTTGATATTCAAAAGGCAAGTTATAAAGGGAAGTTTTTCCATGCTTCTAAGAAGGATCCAAAAGTTCCTTCGACTTTGGCCGACGCTATTTTGTGTATCCTTGGTTTGAGTGACTACTCTGGTTTTTCAACCAATACAGTTAAACCAGTCGTTAAGAATTCAACTAATACTGCAAATGATTTACATGGAAATCTCTCTCCACAAGATTTTGCTAACCAATACGATTTAAAAGGTCTATATGATCAAGGAGCAACAGGTAAAGGGCAAACGATTGGCATTGTAACTTTAGCTGACTTTGACACCAATTGGGCTTATACTTTTTGGAAAGAAGCCGGCCTAAGTGTGGATCAAAATCGAATCAACGAAATCAATGTTGACGGTGGTTCAGGTACAGATGGGGCAGAGGAGACAGCTTTGGATGTTGAGCAATCCGGCTCAGTTGCACCAGACGCTAAAATCAATGTTTACGTTGCACCGAATAACGATTCTGGCTTTGTCGATGGTTTTGCTAAGGCCATCAACGACAACCAAGCTTCATCACTATCTGTTAGCTGGGGACAAAGCGAAAGTTCGATCGACTACTTTGTGGATCAAGATTGGGAAACCCCTGCCTATGCTGAAGTCTTTAACCAATTGTTTATGCAAGCAGCTGCACAAGGGATCTCGACATTTGCTTCAGCTGGGGATTCAGGAGCTTATGATAATGCCCGTTTAGCTGGTTATAAGCCAATACTTCCTGGATTCACGGCTTATGATCTGACTGTTGATGACCCAGCAGATAGCCCATATATTACGGCAGCAGGCGGTACGACATTGCCAGTTGGAACTCCAGCAGCTCTCGGAGTTAAAAAAGAACGAGCATGGGGCTGGGATTACCTCCAACCTCTGCTTCAACAACTCGGATATGGTATCGACTCTGGTCTATACTTTGTTGGCGGCGGCGGTGGTTTCAGTAACATCTTCGCAACTCCAGATTATCAAAAAGACGTGTCAGGTGTTAACACTTATACGGGAATCACTGATTTTAATGTGACAGATGATAGCCCAACCGTTAATCAAGATCCTAAGCTTGTAACTGGAACTGGAACAGGAAGAAATATGCCAGACCTCGCTCTAAATGCCGACCCTGAATCCGGTTATGCGATTTATGGCTATGATGCCGATACGGATGCCGTTGATTGGTATGGAATTGGCGGTACGAGTGCTGTTGCCCCTCAATTAAATGGAATCACGGCTTTGATCAACAGCGCAGGCGGTGGTCGTGTAGGCTTCTGGAACCCGCAAATTTATCGTTTTGCTCAACAAGCCAACTCACCGTTTACCCCGCTTAACGATCAAGGAACAAGCAATGACAACTTGTACTACACTGGTACCCCAGGAACCCTCTATAACCAAGCAACCGGTTTAGGAACCCCTGATGTGACTAAGCTTGCTAAAGACTTTTTGGGGGACTGACCCCTTTTAGCGCTTAAAATAGCCAAACAAAAAGCTAAAACCCTTTTGAACAAAGGGTTTTAGCTTTTTTAGCTCTGTCCCCAGTTGCGTTAAAGCGCTGCAGTGTTTAGTGGGATTGCGTTGATAAATGAGCCTCTGGGGGGGACTGACCTCCTAACGATTTTTCTCAACAAACTCTTTATAAGCTTCAATGTTATAAAAATGGGAAAGGGTTTTGGCAGGATCAATAAGGGGACTTGCTTCTCCGTTTAGATAAAGGGAATAACTGCTCCATTTGTACTCTTCAGGAGATCTAACTAGATTGGCTTCCAAAGGATTTCGGTGGATGTAGCGACTGACTTCTAAGAAATAATGGGTATCTAAAATCAGCTTTGAACCATACCTGCCTTGAAAAACATGTCCATCCAGTTGGTGCATTCGGTTAAAATAAATGGCGTATTTCGTATGAGCTAGCTTCATAATATCACCAATATGGTGGTCACTTGTTTCAATTTGTAAGTGAAGATGATTGGTCATTAGGCAGTAAGAATGAACAATAAAGGGATATTTCTCTTTTACTTCTAATAAAATGGAGAGATATTTGGCGAAGTCCTTCGGGGTTAGGAAAATAGAAGAATGACGATTTCCTCGTGCATAGACATGATAGGTGGCACCTGGAAACCAATGGCGGATCCTCCGGGGCATAACACAAGTCCTTTCATTAAGTTTAATTACTATTTCGAGAAATAAAGAGGGAATTCCTTTATTTTGGGGGGACTGACCCCAATAAAGAGATCCCACCAATCAAACTCAGGTAAATTCCTTGCTCCAATAAGATTCTGCGAGTGTCAGCACTGTCCCCACATGCGTTAAATCGGTAAAGCAAATACCTGCTTTGTTGAGGAAAAGTAAAACGAGGGGGACTGACCCCCAAAAAATTAGGCATATCAACCCATCCCAAACAATAAAATGTTACAAAACTCACAATTCGGTTTGTTGAGAAGATTGCGGTTCTTTGTGTTGAGAGTCCGCGTGTTTTCTGGAAGTTTCTGTTCAAATCGACTGTTTTTATTACTATTGGGAGGCGAGTGGTGTGCACGATTACATCAAAGAGCGAACCATCAAGATTGGCAGGCATATCGTGGAGACAAAAAAGACAGTGCGAGTCATCGCCAAGGAATTTGGCGTCTCCAAAAGTACGGTCCATAAAGATCTGACCGAACGGCTTCCTATTATTAATGCTGAGCTTGCAAACGAAGTAAAAAACGTCCTTGATTACCACAAATCGATTCGACATCTAAGAGGCGGGGAAGCAACAAGAATGAAATACCGTCAAACGCTTGAGGAGGAAGAAGAAGCCAAAGTTGAGAAAGTGTAAGGCATCCCGGTGACTAGTCCATTAGTGACACCGTTTATTTCATATAAGAGAAAGTTAATTTATAGGGGCTAGTCTAACCCTTCATCAATTAAAGGCAATTATCCTGCCCTACCTTACTTATGTTATTTAAGACGAAGACATCTCTAGATTAAATCAATTTCATTCAAATAGAAGACACCACTTTATACCTCCTATCATTTTTATCCTTCCTTGCAAATGCCATTCTTCTATACCATCCATCCATTATTAAAAAAATTTGAATTAAATCATCAATGTTGGAAGATAAGTAAGCATCCCTTTAGAGGATGAAAAGCATAGCGAAACTAGAGAGCCGTTTCGTTCGGTCTTCTGGTTTCGCTATTTTTATAATCATTGTGAAGGCTTCTATTTCGGCGGGGGTTAACAGCTGAAAAACCCATTTTTTTGTCTTGAGAAGCTGCATATGACGATTCGACAGAAAGTTCACTATTCCGACAAAAGGTCAAGAAAGGAGCATAAAAAACGTTTTTTCAGAGTTCAGCTCTGCCCATTTAAATAAAACATCAATAGTGGGAGGAAAATAAGCATAAAATAAGTGTTTTTTTTAGCATTTTAGGTCTACGTGTTCTGAAAAGTTTATGATAGAATAGATGTAGCTTTGTCGAATTCTAACGAAATTTTAATGCTACTTGAATGAGAATATATTTAAATAAAAAATGTGTATAAACATGTTTTAGGGAGGATACGGAATGTTTTCTAGAGATATCGGAATAGATCTCGGAACAGCAAATGTTCTTATTTATGTAAAGGGGAGAGGTATTGTCCTGAACGAGCCTTCTGTTGTTGCGATCGACACTAAGACACAGAGGCCGCTTGCAGTAGGGGAAGAAGCACGCCGAATGGTCGGAAGAACGCCAGGGAATATTGTGGCTATTCGTCCCTTGAGAGATGGAGTTATTGCGGACTTCGAAATTACTGAAGTTATGTTGAAGCATTTTATCAATAAAATTAATGTCAAAGGTTTTTTGGCAAAGCCTCGTATTCTCATCTGCACCCCGACGAACATCACATCCGTTGAGCAAAAAGCGATTCGTGAAGCAGCAGAGAAAAGCGGAGGCAAGACCATCTATCTTGAGGAAGAGCCAAAGGTAGCAGCGGTCGGCGCAGGTATGGACATTTTCCAACCGAGCGGAAATATGGTTATTGACATTGGCGGTGGAACAACAGATATTGCGGTCTTGTCAATGGGTGATATCGTGACGGCTTCCTCTATTCGTATGGCAGGGGATAAGTTCGACCAAGAAATTCTCAATTATATCAAAAGAGAATATAAATTACTGATCGGTGAACGGACAGCTGAGGATATTAAAATCGCAGTGGCAACGGTCTATCCGGGTTCTAGAAATGAGGAAATCTCGATTCGCGGCCGTGATATGGTGTCAGGTCTTCCTAAGACACTTTCCATTACATCAAATGAAATTCAACGTGCCCTCGAAGAACCTGTTTCTTCTATTGTACAAGCTGCAAAGAATGTCCTTGAACGCACCCCTCCTGAATTGTCTGCTGATATTATTGATCGCGGGGTCATTTTAACAGGTGGAGGCGCACTGCTTCATGGTATTGACCAACTGCTTGCTTCTGAATTGAAGGTTCCAGTAGTGATTGCCGAAAATCCAATGACATGTGTAGCTGAAGGAACTGGGAAGATGCTTGAGCATCTCGATAAGCTGCCACGCACCAAATTCAACTGACACAAGGGAAATGGTGTAAAAACAGCCCTCTAGCCAGAGCGGCTTTTACACTATTCTTATAAAAATCCTGTCTGTCTTGCTCTTTTATGGTAATCTAATAATAGAATTTAAAAAGGGGACCACTTGAGGTGCCCTTCTATTTTTATGTGAAAGGGGAGTCTCGGGATGCCAACCCCTCTCGACCCTAACGACGAAAAGCCATTAATCGATTTACCAGATAAGAAACAAAAGGATCAACAGGAAGAACCGGAAAACCAAAAGCCGCTGAATCTTGATCGTATTTTGACTGAAGAAGAGGCGCTTGCCAAAGAGAAACCGACTCAAGGGACACCGGACGCTATGCCTGAAGAGAGCGACCCAGTTCAGGAATCAAATGGACAAGTATCCGAGAAACGCGGGAACAGTCCTGTCCAAGCTGAAAGGGCGACTAGTCTTGTTCAGGTGTCCGATTTGCCGGGAGAAGAAGAATCAGAGGACCAGATGGCGGAATCTGTTCCCGAGACAGTCGACAGTCCGGCTCAAGAAACAATGCAAGCAGCTGTTGGAGCACCTTCTCTCACTCCTTCAGATCCATCAAGTGAACCTGTTGGTCAAACGTCTCCATCATCTGCACCGGTACAAAGCCGAGAAACGTTAAGAAAACAACGCCTTAAGGAAGAACAGGCTCCTGAGGGAAGCAAGAAACAGAAAGAAAAAGAAGAAGAAAAGTCAAGGGCAGCTAAGTGCAAAAAAGAAGAGCAAGAAACGAAGCGATTGAAGGTTCGTCTTTTCCCTATTTGGTTAAGATTAGTGATCATTCTTGTCCTCTGCATAGTAGCCACAATAGGCGGTTCAATGGTAGGGTATGGCTTTATTGGAAAAGGAAATCCAATGGATGTCTTTAATCTGCATACTTGGACGCATATTCGGGATATTATTTACGCAAAAAAATAGGTAAGGTATATTGTCCTTAGAAAGGTGATATAAAATGTTAACATTAGAAGAAATCAAAGCTATTTTACCGCATAGATATCCATTCTTGTTAATCGATCGCATTCTTGAAGTAGAAGAAGGAAAGAAAGCAGTGGGTCTAAAAAATGTCTCCGGTAACGAAGAGTTTTTTAACGGCCATTTTCCTGACTACGCCGTTATGCCGGGTGTTCTAATAGTAGAGGCATTAGCCCAAGTAGGGGCCGTTGCCCTTTTGAAAAAAGAAGAAAATCAAGGCCGTCTTGCCTTCTTCGCTGGGATTGATAATTGCCGATTCAAACGGCAAGTAAGGCCGGGAGATCAACTTCACTTGGAAGTGGAACTCACGCGCGTTCGCGGCAAAGTGGGTAAAGGAAAAGGCGTAGCCACTGTCGACGGAGAGCTTGTCTGTGAGACAGAGATCATGTTTGCTCTTGGCGAGGCAGCAGTTGACTAAAAAGCCGATAGAGAGCCCCCCGTCCGAACAGGGCTGGGGGCTTTAAAGTTGTCATACATAAGAAATTAGGCAAGAATGCATGAAAACAATCCGTTTCGATCAATTTAAGGGTAAATCAGATTGTGACGTTTTCGACACTTTTTCTCATAATGCCCCATTGCATTGGCTAGATTGTCGACATATAATGTGTGTTATGATAGCTTAAATGTATGTGTTTTGGGCGCTTTGAAGGAGTAAGGCTGATTTGAAATGAGTTATTAAATGCGGGTTTCTTGTAGCCTTTATTCTGCGTCCTATAGGGGATTCGCAACTGTTTTGGGGTAAGACAAGAAAACAGGTTAATTTGGGTCCACTAAATTTGGGCGAAAAGACGGAGATGGTTTTCAGGAGGGGCCGGCAGCATGAGTCCCCGAGAGAAGACAGCGTCAAAATGGGATACAAGCTTTAGATTCAAAAAGAGATCGTTCTTTCAAAAGAAAGAAGGAATATATCATGAAACGAGTTTTAACATACGGAACGTTTGATATCTTGCATTGGGGTCACGTTCATCTATTAAAACGTGCAAGAGAATTAGGGGATCATTTAACTGTGGGTCTTTCCACAGATGAATTTAATAAGTTAAAAGGAAAAGAAGCTTACACGAACTATGATCATCGAAAGCTTGTGTTGGAGTCCATTCGTTACGTTGACCGGGTGATTCCAGAACGGAATTGGGAACAGAAGATTTCAGATGTCCTCGAATATGACATTGATATCTTTGTAATGGGAGATGACTGGGAAGGAAAGTTTGATTTTCTTAAAGACTATTGTCAGGTTATTTATCTGCCTAGAACATTAGGTGTTTCAACAACAAAAATTAAGCATGACTTATCTTCGTCCAATGGTTAGAGAACTTTTTATTTCTTTATACGTCCTTTTTGTTCGTTTTATTAGTACGATTTGCCGGTTATTTCCATTAAGAGACAGCATAACCTTCATGGTATCTTTTGAACAAAATAACCTTTATATTTATAACGAGATGAAAAGACAACAGGTTCCCATACCCTGTGTTTTTCTTTATAAAGGAAAAAACAAACAACGGTTTGATGAGCAAATAGGGATGTCATCCATTGAATTAAAGCTTTCAAATGTTGGAGACTTTATTAAAGCCATTTATCATCTCCAAACATCGAAGAAAGTGGTGGTCGATAATTATTTTGGGGAGCTTGCGGGGATCACCTTTAGAAAGCAAGTGGAATGCGTCCAGATCTGGCATGCAGCAGGTGCCGTTAAAACCTTTGGGTTCGAAGATAAGTCCACCTTGGAGCGCACAAATTGGGCCCAAAAGCGGTTTGCTAATGTGTATCAGCATTTTCACCGCATTGTCGTCGGCTCAGATGTCATGGCGGAACGCTTTTTGGCTGCCTTTCACTTACCGCCATCGGTCATCCTCCGAACAGGGGTGCCTCGAACCGATTTATTTTATAATGAAAAAGCTAAAGAACTGGCGATCCAGAAATGGACAACCCTTAATCCCGAGCTTTCAAAAAAGAAGGTTATCTTATACGCCCCTACCTATCGTGATCAAGAATTAGAGGCATTTCAGCTTGAATTAGATATAAGCGAGATGCAAAGGGCATTATCCGATCAGTATGTGTTGATTTTAAAGCTCCATCCCGCCATTAAGAATGATTTATCGTTCAGTGAGTTGGATGGTGGTTTTGTCATGAATTATTCTAATCAGGATATTAACGAACTCTTATTTATTTCGGACTTGCTTATAACCGATTACTCATCAATTCCTGTAGAATATTCCATACTAGAAAAACCGATGATCTTTTTTGCCTATGACGAAGATACCTATTTGAAAGACCGTGGCTTATGGGAACCCTATGAGACTTCTGTTCCCGGCCCGATTGTCCGAACAACAGCTGAGTTAATCCGAGTGATTAAGGAAGAGAGCTACGACCTTAGTGAGGTAAGAGCCTACTCAGAGGTTTGGAACAAATATTCAAAAGGTCAATCCAGTCGAAATATAGTGGAATATTTAATTCGGGAGGACAAATGAGGGAGTTGACCAAGGATGCGTCAGACAAGCCCAGAAAGGAATCTTTCATGAAATCAGCTTTAACGGTTATTAAGGAACAACTAAATAGCATTTATCTCATATTAAGACTGAGTACTTTTGAATTAAAAAGTGAAAACAATAACAATTATTTAGGCATCTTATGGGAAGTTATCAATCCTATGATACAAATTGGGATTTATTGGTTTGTGTTTGGGTTTGGTATTAGAAAGGGAAGCCTGGTAGATGGTCATATTCCATATGTTCAATGGATGATGGCAGGGATTTTGGTGTGGTTTTTTGTCAATCAAGGTATACTTACTGCATCACGTTCTATTTACACACGAATCCGAATGATTTCTAAGATGAGCTTTCCGATGAGTACGATCCCAAGCTTTATTATTATGACGAAGTTTTATCAGCATTTAGTTTTGGCGGGGATTGTGATTATCATCTTTCAATTTATGGGCGCTTTTGTTAATTTACATTATATAATGCTCCCTTATTTTATGTTTTGTACGATTGCTTTTCTTTTTGCCGTTTCGTTGCTCACATCAACGTTAACGACGATTATCCGAGACATTCAACAAATGCTTCAAGCAATTCTCCGGGTGTTGTTTTATTTAACGCCGATCCTTTGGGATTTGGAAGCACGATTAGAGGGTAAACACCAAATACTACTAATGATTGTTAAATTTAACCCGATATATTACATTGTAGAGGGCTACCGTGCCTCATTGCTTGGGACCTCTTGGTACTTGGTTTCGGATTGGAAATACACGCTTTATTTTTGGTGCCTAGTTATTGTCCTTTTGATCATTGGGGCATCAGTACATGTGAAATTCCGCGATCGCTTTGTGGATTATCTCTAATATGGATGTGACAGTATGAGCGAACTATCGGTAATAGTTGAGAATGTCTCAAAATGTTATAAAATGTATAACGGACAAAAAGAAAAAATTCTTGATCTCGTCCTGCCTAAGGGCTATGGAGAGAACTTCTATGCCCTTCGCAATGTTAGCTTCACGGCAAATAAAGGGGATGTGGTCGGGATTTTAGGGGTGAACGGTTCAGGGAAATCCACCTTGTCTAACATTATTTCTGGTGTTATCCCGCCGACCTCCGGAACGATTGAAGCCAAAGGGGAAACCTCTCTCATTGCGATTCAATCGGGGTTAGATAATGAACTAACCGGTCGGGAGAATATTGAATTGAAATGTTTGATGCTTGGGTTTAAAAAGAGGGAAATAATAAAACTGGAGCCTGAAATCATTGAATTTGCGGATATAGGGAAATTCATTGATCAGCCTGTTAAGAAGTATTCAAGCGGGATGAAATCGCGTCTAGGCTTCGCTATTTCAGTTACTGTTAATCCCGATATATTGGTGATTGACGAAGCATTGTCAGTTGGAGACCAAACCTTTGCTGATAAGTGCTTAAAGAAAATGCACGAGTTTAAAGAAGCAGGGAAGACCATCTTTTTCATCAGTCACTCCATTGGGCAAGTTAAGAATTTCTGTGAAAAAGCGCTGTGGTTAGAATATGGCGAAGTGCGTGATTATGGGACGGTTGAAGAGATCATTCCGAAATATGAAACCTTCATTAAAGAATTCAAAGCCCTGTCTGACAAAGAGAAAAAAGCTTATAAAGCTGAAGCGGTGAGAAAGCAAAGCGGTGTCGGGATACTTCAGTAGCCGTTCGCTATTAAGGAAAAATAAAGACACAAACAATAGTCTAATCTCATACCGATATTCCAATAAAAGGAGTTAATTTTTATGATATATGCAGAGATCTTAGCTGGGGGAAAAGGCACTCGAATGGGCAATATTGATATGCCTAAACAATTCTTGACCTTGAAAAGCAAACCGATCATTATTCACACTGTAGAAAAGTTCCTTTTAAATCAACGTTTTGACCAAATTATTATTGTGGCACCTAGAGAATGGATCCATCATACAAGAAGCTTGATAGACAAGTATCTAGGAAACCAAGAACGTCTTGTAGTGGTTGAAGGTGGAAGCAACCGAAATGAATCGATTATGAGCGGAATCCGCTATATTGAATCACAATTTGGTTTAACCGACGAGGATGTTATTGTGACGCATGACTCCGTCCGTCCGTTTCTCACTCACCGAATTATCGAGGAAAATATAAACGGAGCTATTGAATATGGGGCTGTTGATACGGTCATTGCCGCCTATGATACGATTATCGAATCCAAAGACGGGGAATTTATTACACAAATTCCTGTCCGTGATTATATGTACCAGGGACAAACCCCGCAAAGCTTTAACATTAAGAAGCTTGTGGCACTTTATCAAGGTCTCACTAATGAACAAAAAGAAATCTTAACGGATGCCTGCAAAATCTTTACGATTAATGACGAGGCTGTAAAGATTGTGAAGGGTGAATTATTCAATATTAAAATCACGACACCTTATGATTTGAAAATTGCGAATGCCTTATTCGAGGAGCGCGGTAGCAATGATTAATCAAGTCTATCGATTAGTATCACCTAGGCAGTTTGAAGTGGCCTACAAAGATCGTTCTCTGAATTCCGACCGGGTGGTCATCCGTCCGACCTATCTCTCCATTTGTGCAGCGGACCAGAGGTATTATACAGGTTCCCGCGACCAGGCTGTCATGGCGAAAAAGCTTCCTATGGCTTTGATTCATGAGGGGATCGGGGAAGTGGTTTATGATCCAAGCAATGAATTTAAAGTAGGGACAAGGGTGGTCATGGTCCCTAATACGCCAATTGAGACGGACGAAATTATCGGCGAAAATTACTTGCGTTCAAGCAAGTTTCGATCAAGCGGTTATGATGGCTATCTTCAAGATTATGTTTTTATGCAGCGCGATCGCCTCGTTGTCTTAGATCCTGAAATGAATCCTAATGTCATGGCTTTTACCGAGTTAATGACCATTGCCATGCACGCGATTACCCGTTTTGAAAAACGAGCCCATGTTAGACGTGAGGCATTTGGGGTTTGGGGAGACGGCAATCTTGGGTTTATAGCAGCACTGATGCTCAAGAAACTGTTTAAGAATGCAAAGGTGTATGTATTTGGTAAGACTGGCTACAAGCTGGATCACTTTTCCTTTGTTGACGAAGTGTTTACCATTAATAACATCCCTGAGGACATTCGTATTGATCATGGCTTTGAATGTGTGGGCGGGCTTGGAAGTGAATCCGCAATTAATCAAATGATTGATGTTATTCAACCAGAGGGTTCGATGTCGATTTTAGGGGTATCTGAAAATCCGATTAAGGTGAATACCCGTATGATTTTGGAAAAAGGGATTACGGTCATTGGATCAAGCCGAAGCGGAGCTCAGGACTTTCAAGACACCGTTGATTTCTTGAGAACTTATCCGGATGTTCTTGGCTATTTGGAGGCTCTGGTAAGTTCGGTTAATTCGGTTCGTTCCATACAGGATATCACTCAATG
This region includes:
- a CDS encoding DNA-directed RNA polymerase subunit beta — protein: MPTPLDPNDEKPLIDLPDKKQKDQQEEPENQKPLNLDRILTEEEALAKEKPTQGTPDAMPEESDPVQESNGQVSEKRGNSPVQAERATSLVQVSDLPGEEESEDQMAESVPETVDSPAQETMQAAVGAPSLTPSDPSSEPVGQTSPSSAPVQSRETLRKQRLKEEQAPEGSKKQKEKEEEKSRAAKCKKEEQETKRLKVRLFPIWLRLVIILVLCIVATIGGSMVGYGFIGKGNPMDVFNLHTWTHIRDIIYAKK
- the tagH gene encoding teichoic acids export ABC transporter ATP-binding subunit TagH, which codes for MSELSVIVENVSKCYKMYNGQKEKILDLVLPKGYGENFYALRNVSFTANKGDVVGILGVNGSGKSTLSNIISGVIPPTSGTIEAKGETSLIAIQSGLDNELTGRENIELKCLMLGFKKREIIKLEPEIIEFADIGKFIDQPVKKYSSGMKSRLGFAISVTVNPDILVIDEALSVGDQTFADKCLKKMHEFKEAGKTIFFISHSIGQVKNFCEKALWLEYGEVRDYGTVEEIIPKYETFIKEFKALSDKEKKAYKAEAVRKQSGVGILQ
- a CDS encoding transposase; its protein translation is MPRRIRHWFPGATYHVYARGNRHSSIFLTPKDFAKYLSILLEVKEKYPFIVHSYCLMTNHLHLQIETSDHHIGDIMKLAHTKYAIYFNRMHQLDGHVFQGRYGSKLILDTHYFLEVSRYIHRNPLEANLVRSPEEYKWSSYSLYLNGEASPLIDPAKTLSHFYNIEAYKEFVEKNR
- a CDS encoding 2-C-methyl-D-erythritol 4-phosphate cytidylyltransferase; translation: MIYAEILAGGKGTRMGNIDMPKQFLTLKSKPIIIHTVEKFLLNQRFDQIIIVAPREWIHHTRSLIDKYLGNQERLVVVEGGSNRNESIMSGIRYIESQFGLTDEDVIVTHDSVRPFLTHRIIEENINGAIEYGAVDTVIAAYDTIIESKDGEFITQIPVRDYMYQGQTPQSFNIKKLVALYQGLTNEQKEILTDACKIFTINDEAVKIVKGELFNIKITTPYDLKIANALFEERGSND
- the spoIIID gene encoding sporulation transcriptional regulator SpoIIID; the protein is MHDYIKERTIKIGRHIVETKKTVRVIAKEFGVSKSTVHKDLTERLPIINAELANEVKNVLDYHKSIRHLRGGEATRMKYRQTLEEEEEAKVEKV
- a CDS encoding CDP-glycerol glycerophosphotransferase family protein; protein product: MVSFEQNNLYIYNEMKRQQVPIPCVFLYKGKNKQRFDEQIGMSSIELKLSNVGDFIKAIYHLQTSKKVVVDNYFGELAGITFRKQVECVQIWHAAGAVKTFGFEDKSTLERTNWAQKRFANVYQHFHRIVVGSDVMAERFLAAFHLPPSVILRTGVPRTDLFYNEKAKELAIQKWTTLNPELSKKKVILYAPTYRDQELEAFQLELDISEMQRALSDQYVLILKLHPAIKNDLSFSELDGGFVMNYSNQDINELLFISDLLITDYSSIPVEYSILEKPMIFFAYDEDTYLKDRGLWEPYETSVPGPIVRTTAELIRVIKEESYDLSEVRAYSEVWNKYSKGQSSRNIVEYLIREDK
- a CDS encoding rod shape-determining protein, which gives rise to MFSRDIGIDLGTANVLIYVKGRGIVLNEPSVVAIDTKTQRPLAVGEEARRMVGRTPGNIVAIRPLRDGVIADFEITEVMLKHFINKINVKGFLAKPRILICTPTNITSVEQKAIREAAEKSGGKTIYLEEEPKVAAVGAGMDIFQPSGNMVIDIGGGTTDIAVLSMGDIVTASSIRMAGDKFDQEILNYIKREYKLLIGERTAEDIKIAVATVYPGSRNEEISIRGRDMVSGLPKTLSITSNEIQRALEEPVSSIVQAAKNVLERTPPELSADIIDRGVILTGGGALLHGIDQLLASELKVPVVIAENPMTCVAEGTGKMLEHLDKLPRTKFN
- a CDS encoding protease pro-enzyme activation domain-containing protein, encoding MSFSRKWKRKVLTIVAASALAVGIVPGVTHAAAGSDASSTTKVTVPQGIGANVLSNADYFGGEDPSDVVTIDVVLKVQNKDQLADYINETVTPGNNKYHKFLNVSQFKAKYAPSPNQVNAVTKYFKSYGIQTTAYPDNLIVSATGTVAQLNKALNVDIQKASYKGKFFHASKKDPKVPSTLADAILCILGLSDYSGFSTNTVKPVVKNSTNTANDLHGNLSPQDFANQYDLKGLYDQGATGKGQTIGIVTLADFDTNWAYTFWKEAGLSVDQNRINEINVDGGSGTDGAEETALDVEQSGSVAPDAKINVYVAPNNDSGFVDGFAKAINDNQASSLSVSWGQSESSIDYFVDQDWETPAYAEVFNQLFMQAAAQGISTFASAGDSGAYDNARLAGYKPILPGFTAYDLTVDDPADSPYITAAGGTTLPVGTPAALGVKKERAWGWDYLQPLLQQLGYGIDSGLYFVGGGGGFSNIFATPDYQKDVSGVNTYTGITDFNVTDDSPTVNQDPKLVTGTGTGRNMPDLALNADPESGYAIYGYDADTDAVDWYGIGGTSAVAPQLNGITALINSAGGGRVGFWNPQIYRFAQQANSPFTPLNDQGTSNDNLYYTGTPGTLYNQATGLGTPDVTKLAKDFLGD
- the tagD gene encoding glycerol-3-phosphate cytidylyltransferase; translated protein: MKRVLTYGTFDILHWGHVHLLKRARELGDHLTVGLSTDEFNKLKGKEAYTNYDHRKLVLESIRYVDRVIPERNWEQKISDVLEYDIDIFVMGDDWEGKFDFLKDYCQVIYLPRTLGVSTTKIKHDLSSSNG
- the fabZ gene encoding 3-hydroxyacyl-ACP dehydratase FabZ is translated as MLTLEEIKAILPHRYPFLLIDRILEVEEGKKAVGLKNVSGNEEFFNGHFPDYAVMPGVLIVEALAQVGAVALLKKEENQGRLAFFAGIDNCRFKRQVRPGDQLHLEVELTRVRGKVGKGKGVATVDGELVCETEIMFALGEAAVD
- a CDS encoding ABC transporter permease, producing MKSALTVIKEQLNSIYLILRLSTFELKSENNNNYLGILWEVINPMIQIGIYWFVFGFGIRKGSLVDGHIPYVQWMMAGILVWFFVNQGILTASRSIYTRIRMISKMSFPMSTIPSFIIMTKFYQHLVLAGIVIIIFQFMGAFVNLHYIMLPYFMFCTIAFLFAVSLLTSTLTTIIRDIQQMLQAILRVLFYLTPILWDLEARLEGKHQILLMIVKFNPIYYIVEGYRASLLGTSWYLVSDWKYTLYFWCLVIVLLIIGASVHVKFRDRFVDYL